CACACGTGAACAGCTTGGGCAGCTCACGATATTGAGTCGGCCGGGGATCCACGGTTCCACGGTCACCCGACCTGCCAACACGTCCTCCACGATTTGCCGCCCTGCCAGGACCTCTTCGTGTTTTCTTTCGTTGGGGAGCGTGAGCGACACACGGATTGTGTCGCCGATTCCAGAGGCCAGCAGCGGGACGAGCGCCGCCCGGGTTTTGAGGATTCCCTCCGGCGGCATCCCTGCTTCGGTGACTCCCAGGTGCAGGGGCACGTCCGGCCGAACGGCTGCAAATCGCCGGTTCAATTCCACGACCAGCCGGGGATCGGAATCCTTCAGGGATACGCAGTACTGCGTAAAACCGAGGCGGTCGAGCAGCTCGCAGTGCTCGAAGGCAGACTCCAGCATCGGCGATATCTTGTCCTCGGGTGGGAATTTGTCCCGCTTGGCCGGATCGACGGAACCGCAATTAACCCCCACCCGCAGTGCACACTCATACCTGGCAGCCACTTCTGCAATGAACCGCACCTTATCCTGCCACGGCACCTGGGGTTGGTGGTGGTAGAGATGTCCCGGATTGTAGCGAACCTTGTTGACGAACGGGGCAACTTCCGTAACCAGACGATAGTTTTCCTGGAGATCCACCGACAGATTGGCTTCGGTCCGCTCGCGAATTTCCCGCAGGGCGTCCGCATCTTTATGGCTATCCACAGCGATCCGAACAATGCCGGCGCCCGCCTGGCGGAGCTGCTCAGCCTGGGCAGCGGTGGCCGCCACGTCCTGTGTTTTTGTGGCGCACATGCTTTGGACAACGATTGGGTGTCCCCCTCCAAAGACGACGGTGCCCACCCGGACGACGCGTGTCGAATTCCGCGGCATACTCACCTCAATGGACTATCAAAGTGCTACCTGTTCCAGGAATCGTGAAGTGCGAGGATGTTCCGGCGCGGCGAAGACCTGATGAGGCGGTCCATCTTCAATGATTTCCCCGTCGGCAAGGACGATCACGCGATCGGCTACCCGCTGGGCAAAGGCCAACTCGTGGGTGACGAGGATGAGCGTCATCCCGTCGCGGCGCAGATCTTCGAGGACGGCGAGCACCTCGGCCTTCAATTCTGGGTCGAGGGCGCTCGTGATCTCGTCACACAGCAGGCCGAAAGGCTCCATCGCCAGAGCTCGGGCAATCGCCACCCGCTGTTTCTGACCGCCCGAGAGCTCCCGCGGATAAGCATCGCCGCGATCCGCCATGCCCACCCGAGCCAACAGCGCCAGCGCTCGACGTTCCGCTTCCTTGCGGGGCATTTGATTGACATGGATAGGGGCTTCGATGATATTCTGAAGGGCCGTCAAATGGGGAAAAAGCTGGAAGTCCTGAAAGACCATGCCCAGCCGCTGGCGGATGAGGCGAAGGGTGGCGAATGGTGCTGGCCGCTTCCCGGGTCGCAGCACATGGGGGCCAATCCGCACGATGCCCGCATCAAACGGGCACAGCCCATTCAGGCAGCGGAGAAGGGTCGATTTCCCCGCTCCGCTCGGTCCAATGATGGCCACCGTCTCACCGCGGGCGACGTGAAAACTCACGTTACGGAGCACCACGCGGTGACCGAAGCGTTTCCACAGACCTTCCACCTGGACGTGGAATTCCTCTCGGTTCACTATCCTTTTCCCCAGCGTTTTTCCAAGTGTCGGGATAAAGCACCCAGGGGCACCGCCAAAATCAGGTAAAGCATCGCCGTTACAAAACCAATCTCAAGATATTTTAGGCTGGACTTGGCCAAAATTTGATACTGCTTGGTCAATTCCACAACCGCCACAATGCTGACGATGCTGGTGTCTTTGAAGAGGGCGATAAAGTCGTTCGTCATGGGCGGAAGGATGGTTCGAATAGCCTGAGGGAGGATGATTCGCCGAAATGTGAGGATACGGCCCATCCCCAGCGACGCTGCGGCTTCCCACTGTCCCGCAGGAATGGCCCGAATCCCTGCCCGATAGATCTCGGCCTCGTAGGCGGCGTAATTGAGCCCAAAGCCCAGAATCGCGGCCGCCATCGGCGAAAGCCGCAGCGAAACCGGCAGGCCATACGCCTCAGCCACGGTGGGGAGTCCGTAGTAGAGAAAAAACAGAAGCAGCAGCACCGGAATGCCGCGGAAAAACTCCACGTAGGCAACGGCTGCCCAGCGAAGGGGCCACGGTCCGAACAGCCGGGCCAGCGCGATGGGCAGCCCCAGAACAACGGCGACCGCCATACTCACCACTGACAGATAGGTCGTGACACCCGCTCCCTGCAGGAGCAGGGGAAAATACGTGCGGAAGGTCCAGCGGCGCCGGGCCTCCGCCAGGACATCGGTCAGCTCAGCACGAGCCAGTTTTTCCTGAGCGTCGTTCCAAAGGCCCCATTTTTCGTAGATCTTGCGAAGCGTTCCGTCGGCAATCAAACTGTCCAGGGCGCGATCCACCTCGGCGGCCAGCGCCTCGTCTTCTTTCCGAAAGGCGATGGCATAATATCCCTCGCCCATGGGCTCACCGAGGAATTTCAGCTCGGGATTGGGTTTGGCGAAGTACACGGCGATCGGCAGATCCATGAGAACGGCGTCGATCCGCCCGAGTTCAAGATCCAGATAGGGTTCCGTCTGGTTGCCGTAGAGCTTGGGGGAAAAGCCCATCTCTTCGAGGAGTCGCTGAGCGGCGGTTTCTTCCAGGGTGCCCACCGTGCCCCCCAAGGCCAGTAATTCCTCCAAATTTTGAAAACGCGTTTCGTCTTTGCGAACGACAAGCTGGAGCGTGTATACATAATACGGTCGCGAAAATCGCACCACCTTTGCCCGATCGGGCGTGACTTCCAGGCCATTCATGGCAAAGTCGAAATCGCCCCGCTGAAGCCCCGCCACGAGGCTCATGAAATCGTACTGGACCCATTCGATCGGCCGTCCCAGACGTTTGGCTAGGGCCTCGGCCAGGTCCACCTCAAACCCAATGACCCGATGCGGATCGGCGGGGTCCTGGAAAATGTAGGGTGCCCCTCCTTCGGCATCCGCTGCCCAGCGGAGAGGTCGCATCTCTTCGGCAAAAGCAAAGCCGGGCAGAATGCCCAACACCATAAGGAGAATGACCTGGCGACCGGCAAAAAGGCCGTTCAGAAACTCTGTCACGTGGCCCCAGATCGCGGGGCGGGATACGGAATTCTCACTCATTCTCCACAGGCTCGATGACTATTTCCACGGACAGTTCTTTCACTGGTTCTTTCAGTTTCCCGGCGAGCCGAACCGGCTTCTTCCGATAAGTGACATTCTCGTCAATTTCCTCTTCCTGCCAGAGGAGCTCTCCCGAGGAAGGCAGGACCCGAACGCGAACTGCCTGGCGGCCTTCACCGACGATCCAGCCCTGGTCCGTCCGCTTCCAGGGCGAGTAGGTGATGACCGCCTCTTCAAATTCCTGCGGCGAGCCAAAAGCGACTTCGTCCCGCACCGTGAGACGCCCCCGGCCTGTTCGCTCATAGGTGAAGGTGCGCACCAGTCGTTCCAGCTCTTTGACGGCATACGCCGAAGAGATATCCATTTTCAGAACGTCCCGCTGTTCTGTGAACTGCGTTTCAAGAATTTTCGCCCGGGCATCGCTACCAGGACGTTGAAGCTGCCCTGCCACCACGGGAACAGGGTGACCGTAGGAGTTAAGGACTTTACTCTCGTAACGTCGACTGCTGAAGGTTCTCGCCGTGTAAACCTCCGCCCCAGGATCGACGAGCGGAACACCTCCGGCCAGTGTCACCACAAAACTGCCCACGTCGTTGTGATTGTGATGCTCTGCGTTATGACCACCTTTCAGCGCAACGGCCAGCTTGTCGGGGGAAAGGTCGGCCGGACGGGCAATGAGGATTCCCGCATCGGGGAACCAGTCCCGCAGTTCGTGCCGCCGCGGGGTTTCGGCTTTTGCCGGCCGGTCTTGCAGCGAATTGGGCATCGCAAAGACGGCCATTTCCGGCAAAAAGCTGCTGAAGCCCGCGCCCGGTCCCACATGGCGGCGTTCCAGTTCTAACAGGCCGAGCTGGTATCGCCGACTCAGGTAGGCCATCAGCACAGGATCGGGACGCGCCCCGAAGTGGCAATCGGCGAATGCCGGATACAGCCCCGGTGCAATCTCCATCCGGAATCCAAACAGAGCAATGGGCACAATCCTGGGATCAGCGAAGAGATCGAGATGACCGCCAGTGGCCTGGTAGAGCGTTTCACCAAGCAAGGTGAAATGGCCGAAGCCGTAGTTCCAGTATCCAATCCCCTCCGAGCAGTAACCGTCCTCGGTAAAGCCTTTCAAAAAGTATTGGATGTACTTTTCTGCGGCGGCGACAAAGAACGCCCGACGCTGGGGATCGCGGATATTCTCCAAAGCCGCTCCCACCACGTTGGCCAGACACACGGCGTTCCAGTTGTTGGTTCCTGTGAGCCACCACAAACGGGGATTGCCCGTGTTCACC
This is a stretch of genomic DNA from Thermogutta terrifontis. It encodes these proteins:
- a CDS encoding heparinase II/III family protein, with translation MIRFNAIHPETGRWSFSWKVGRRNFPGDTIYIFIVGTLLVATAGAVRGEPVDGGVPAERVQFWAQYLPKEPRGVGRPASDRTVWETLAKHEDFSQVIGTAERELRTPIPDLPDDLYLDFSRTGNRRRYEGPYSARRSRLGTLAAAECLENRGRFIPEIEKLIAALAAEKTWVMPAHDGRLDNFYGRTVEIDLGSSGTAWNLATVDFWLADKLSPETRQLIARELERRIFAPFEKAVNTGNPRLWWLTGTNNWNAVCLANVVGAALENIRDPQRRAFFVAAAEKYIQYFLKGFTEDGYCSEGIGYWNYGFGHFTLLGETLYQATGGHLDLFADPRIVPIALFGFRMEIAPGLYPAFADCHFGARPDPVLMAYLSRRYQLGLLELERRHVGPGAGFSSFLPEMAVFAMPNSLQDRPAKAETPRRHELRDWFPDAGILIARPADLSPDKLAVALKGGHNAEHHNHNDVGSFVVTLAGGVPLVDPGAEVYTARTFSSRRYESKVLNSYGHPVPVVAGQLQRPGSDARAKILETQFTEQRDVLKMDISSAYAVKELERLVRTFTYERTGRGRLTVRDEVAFGSPQEFEEAVITYSPWKRTDQGWIVGEGRQAVRVRVLPSSGELLWQEEEIDENVTYRKKPVRLAGKLKEPVKELSVEIVIEPVENE
- a CDS encoding ABC transporter substrate-binding protein/permease; this encodes MSENSVSRPAIWGHVTEFLNGLFAGRQVILLMVLGILPGFAFAEEMRPLRWAADAEGGAPYIFQDPADPHRVIGFEVDLAEALAKRLGRPIEWVQYDFMSLVAGLQRGDFDFAMNGLEVTPDRAKVVRFSRPYYVYTLQLVVRKDETRFQNLEELLALGGTVGTLEETAAQRLLEEMGFSPKLYGNQTEPYLDLELGRIDAVLMDLPIAVYFAKPNPELKFLGEPMGEGYYAIAFRKEDEALAAEVDRALDSLIADGTLRKIYEKWGLWNDAQEKLARAELTDVLAEARRRWTFRTYFPLLLQGAGVTTYLSVVSMAVAVVLGLPIALARLFGPWPLRWAAVAYVEFFRGIPVLLLLFFLYYGLPTVAEAYGLPVSLRLSPMAAAILGFGLNYAAYEAEIYRAGIRAIPAGQWEAAASLGMGRILTFRRIILPQAIRTILPPMTNDFIALFKDTSIVSIVAVVELTKQYQILAKSSLKYLEIGFVTAMLYLILAVPLGALSRHLEKRWGKG
- a CDS encoding amino acid ABC transporter ATP-binding protein, whose product is MNREEFHVQVEGLWKRFGHRVVLRNVSFHVARGETVAIIGPSGAGKSTLLRCLNGLCPFDAGIVRIGPHVLRPGKRPAPFATLRLIRQRLGMVFQDFQLFPHLTALQNIIEAPIHVNQMPRKEAERRALALLARVGMADRGDAYPRELSGGQKQRVAIARALAMEPFGLLCDEITSALDPELKAEVLAVLEDLRRDGMTLILVTHELAFAQRVADRVIVLADGEIIEDGPPHQVFAAPEHPRTSRFLEQVAL
- a CDS encoding flavodoxin/ferredoxin-dependent (E)-4-hydroxy-3-methylbut-2-enyl-diphosphate synthase, with the translated sequence MPRNSTRVVRVGTVVFGGGHPIVVQSMCATKTQDVAATAAQAEQLRQAGAGIVRIAVDSHKDADALREIRERTEANLSVDLQENYRLVTEVAPFVNKVRYNPGHLYHHQPQVPWQDKVRFIAEVAARYECALRVGVNCGSVDPAKRDKFPPEDKISPMLESAFEHCELLDRLGFTQYCVSLKDSDPRLVVELNRRFAAVRPDVPLHLGVTEAGMPPEGILKTRAALVPLLASGIGDTIRVSLTLPNERKHEEVLAGRQIVEDVLAGRVTVEPWIPGRLNIVSCPSCSRVENAAFVELAEKVRELTAYAADYPITIAVMGCRVNGPGETDDADLGLWCGPRYVNLKRGPISLGSFTYDEILPRLKQELDSLIAERGGASSGRVMTPAEGADASPLL